The following nucleotide sequence is from Trifolium pratense cultivar HEN17-A07 linkage group LG2, ARS_RC_1.1, whole genome shotgun sequence.
AAAATCCGCTTGATGACCCCTTAAAGCAAGAGCATTGACACAAGTGTTTGCTTCACGATGAATGTGATTTATAAGAATAGTCGACCCTGAGACGTTTATAAGGTTTATGATCTCCTAGAGTAGAGGTTGGAGATGAAAAATGGAGGTATGACGATTCTGAATCATATTGATGACATGTATGGAATATGTTTCAAGAATGACATTTGCAAGATGCATCTCTCTCATTATCTGAAGACCAAGGAGAATTCCTTTTAATTCTGCAAAGAGAGCAATTCCTGACCCAAACTTACACATGAAACCTTTAACAAAGTTTCCATTGTGATTTCTGATAATTCCTTTGCAAGCCGCTTGACCGTGTACATACGATCCGTctgtatttattttgaaaaactcatGAGGAGGCTTTGACCAATGCATGTATTTCCGGCACGGGTTTACAGATCGAGATGCAAGAGGGAACTCCATCTCTTTTTCAATCTGATAAGCTATGTCTATGATTTTTGAAGTGAGATGCTGTAACAGCCCAGGCCCCACCACCTTAGGTGGTCCCGGCACTGTCACCacacgatcttctccacccccctctctagtggagtttttgccttccgtgggaatcgaaccacgtaccaagggttcaagtacgtgttcaatccattttgAGATTTGTAGACGTGCGGTTCATATTATCCCGCCAATCAGATGAGATATACCAAGAATTTCTCACTTGATTATCAAAATCTGGGTGGTCAAGTCAAAGCCTCGAGTTCAGATCATTGTGGGCTTTGATTTAGATCCCAACATGATACAACGAGATGTcgcaaaaataattattttaaatttttagggTCTTTTGTGGGAGATGAACATTTGAGCTTGAGGGAAACATTTGTTGCCAAGCAGAGTTGCAAACCACACGATCAAGTCTTTTATGAAGGTTACCGCATAACTTATTGAACTTCACTTTTGTCACATTTATCTTCATCGTAATTTGATTGGAAGGGGAGAACCCACCTTGTGTGTCTCACAGATTCCTCGATGAAAATTAGTTATCGCTAACAGTGGTAGAAACTTCTACCTATATTAaggtaactaaaaaaaaaaaaacttcatcgtaataatttttttgcgtTAGACTCTAgagtaaattcttttttttgaatgaaGAGCTTAGAGTAAATTAATATAGACTACATGACTAATTTTGCAATAAAATTTAGTGTGCATATTTAAACATAAAACTATAGTAATAAAATCCTCTCTTCTTTTTAGAAATAAAGATTGTGGTGGTGTCTTGTGCTTCGGTTGCTATCGTGTGTGAATTGGTTTTTTCAGATATTTGAATTGTTGACTGTTTTTTAAGTCTGTTGAGATTTGTAGGATTCATGGTCTCTAGTTGCACCTCTATTGTGCCGGTGTTTGAGTTGTAATCCTCGGGCTATGTTCTTTTTCTAGGTGCTTCGTTGTGGCGGGTTTCAGTTGCAGTCCTGTGTGGTTGGTTCTCTGGTATTTGATTATCTGATTATTTCCAAATCTATTTAGGCTTATAGGATTCTTTGTCTCTGGTTAACCTATACTGCCCCAATGGCGATTATTTATCCTTGGGTGTGTATGTTTCTTAGGTGCTTGATGTGGTTGTTTCGGCATTGCGCCCACGTGGTGGTGCCTCTATCGATTTGCTGGGATTTGCAGGGTTTTGGAGTGTATGATATCTTCGAGCTGAGACTTGTCTGATTAAGTTTTGATTATACCATTGTCCATCGGCCTTTTGCCTCACGGAGATGTTATTTGGTTTCTGATGGGCCGATCACTTTTGCTTCGAGATCGGAAGTTAGTGTCCGGTGACAACTTTATGGGCTAGGTTGGTGTCTCTGGTGGCTTGGAACCTGAGGGTGTCTTCCTAATTATGGGATTACGAGGAAAACCTCGGTTGGGCAGGGTTTTGTTCCTATGGGATTAGGAAGAAGATTCGATTAggtgtaattttgttttgtggCGTTTATTTTTGGTGTTCGCATATATATGGCGATGTGGTTATGTAATTTCTTATTTGCCAGTCTTTGTTCATCTTGTACAGAGACCTTGCTATTAATATATTTGTCGTTAAAGTAAAAATATCTAGTAAAAAAGCATAAACTAACAAATATTGCCATTATgcaatttatttagtttatgaTAACTACTGCcataaatctttaaaaaaaacgaTTAtcctattttaatattaaattattgatAAACAATCCCCAATTTCCAATTAAGAAAATACATAGGCTATAAATTTCTAATTAATCAAATTAGAACTTAGCACTTGCAAACAATTGCTCCAAAGTGTGCtgcttctttttttatattatcatTAAGTATAATCAATTATTAGCATAACAGAATATGCTTCATATTTCTTAGAAATAATCGACTAATTAGAGAGTTGTTTAATCATTTTCATATtaagattaaataaataaaaatcttaGACATAAGTTTGACTTGATCAGCAGGTGTAGTGTAGGGCATATGGTAAATTGGTGATTGTGTCCAAAATGAAGATGTCATTGCACAGTCCTCTTCTGCCACGTGGAAGCTAATTGGGTAATCAAATGCATCCATTTCACTAGAAGCCTAAAATAAAATCCTACCTATTTTTTCCGGCATAGAACTAATCTCACGGGGACAGAAACATGCTTTATTTATATCGCGATCCATAACTGCTCCCCCGTCAAGTTAAACCATAACTCTAATATCACATTTTAGAGAGTTCAAAAGAAAACTAAAAGCATCTTTAATAGTGATACCACTTTGAATTTCATAAATTACTAATAAGTGACTCATATAATATCATGTAATACTTTTATAattcatacatattttgctccAATGATACAAAATTATGCAACTCATATAgatatagaaaatatttaatatattcactaaataagataatattaaattgatgatacgctACATTAAATAAGGTAtacttgaataattttttaaatatttactttgaTACGTTATATAATTGTtccaataattaaaaataaataagatatgaaTCATTAGTTTATGAAACTCCCTTCGATATTTCATTGAAAATGCTCTAATAAAGTAATAATCACTACCATAAGTATTAACACCACAAACATCAATTAAGCACCATTTGTGGTATGTAGCAAATTATTGCATGAATTAAATGCCTAAAGAAACAACCTACTAAAAGTTAATGGTAAAACTAATTTAATGTcactattttgttttaattgattttaattgattttgccTACATAAGCAATAACGGTGATTTGTGATAGAGCCTATCTTGATGCATGAGGAAGCTTCCTCAAAAGGTACTTggtaagtataaaaaaaataaataaatattgttaaGTATTTGAATCTCAAGCCCTGCCTCAGTATCATTCTCTGTAATTCCATGAACTGGCCTTTAGATAATGCACAAATATTTTTGGAATTAACCATGTTTCGGTATTGGACACGTGTTGGTGTCAAACACGgacatgtcattttttttttttgaattccTTCTTATCAATTTTTCAAACTATCATTTCTTCATACAAACAATTTCGTGCTCTCAAATTTTTCAAATGACAACGTTTCTTAAACCTCAAATTCAGATACACTATATAGTGATGAAACTATAAGcatcaaattgaaacataactgTCAATGATGATGAGATAACTTTTTGTGAAAATTactttaataaatataaaaattctttcAATGCATGTTCAACATCTAAATATACTtcgataagttttttttttttttttaatatacttcTAAGTTgtaaaatgaatgaaaataaaaaagtactttcattatatataaattagataTTACAAAACAAAATGTTACTAATTTAGGGGTCAAATCGCAGACCTTCTATATGAAAGTCTTTCGGCATCTCTTAACTCAACAACGAAACTATCTACTTGACTCAATAATTCTTGATAGTTCCAAAATGAATGAACTAAAATACTTTCATTAGAAATTAGATATTACAAAAACAAGTGTTACAAATTAGATAATTGCTTAGCAATTTAACAAACATTAAGCATAAAACATTATACTAATTAAATGAACCACTTTCAAGTAAGTTAACAAAACAAATTGGAGGAAGATCAAGTGAATTCCAAAGGAAAATATCACTATCATTCCTAGACAAAGATGAAGACTCCAACTCAATTGAACTTTGattattttcttcatctttctcatctttcttcttctcaaCTTTATTCTTGCTACATGCTTCCTTGAGATTGTTCAATTGATCAGAAATATTGTTTCCTTGAGATTCAAGTTTCAACTTCAAGCATTCAGGTATTCCATTGAATGCATAAAGAGAAGCTGAAAATTTTCTTTCATATTTCATTCTTTTCATAACAGCTCTAATCATTGAAGGTTCATCACAAAAACTTTCTGTCTCCATTTGCTCTTCCATTTCTTCAGCAATTTCAAAAGGTGAATAGTAACTAGTTGGAGCAATATCGTCGAGGAATCGAAAATCAGGAACATCATTATTGACTTCTTCTTCACTATCTTCTGAATTACTATCACCACCACTTGAAGTTTGTGTCACATTGTTTGATTTAGATTCCACATTCATTTCATCTTCCTTGTTGCAACCATTGTTTTCGGTTAAACATGACTCGAAACTACTCGAAATGTAATCGAGTTGTGCAGTGTCATTGATGATATCATTGTTGATTGTTGTATAATCTACATGATCATTAAGGAAATCGGTGAATTGATCAATTGAAAAATCTTTTGATCCTGCTTCATAAGTCTCCACTTGTTGGATCTCCTGATGATCCTGAGCATTGACTCGTTGTTGCTCCTGACGCTCCCCTGAACTCCCCAACAAGGAAGTAAATTTCGACGAAGAAAAGGATGAACAGGAgttattcatattcatattcctTTCTTTAAGTCTTTGAAGTAGAAGATTAGTGATCTTTGAAGAAAGAGCAGGACTAGTTGAAGATTGAGAACAAGGCCAAAAATTTGTTCGAGTATTTGCGCCGCGAAGCAAACAAGCAGCTTCATCATAAGCTCTTGCAGCTTCTTCAGCTGTATCAAAAGTTCCTAACCAAACTCTTATCTTTTGAATGGTATCTTTAATTTCAGCAACCCATCTACCCGATGGCCTTTGTCGAACACCGACAAATCTCTTTCGGACTCGCCTTGCTCCACCAAGTGATGCAGCTTCTTTCATCATTTCATCCCAAACCATGCTTCCTTCTTCAACTACTTCAGAAACCTTTCTCTTTCTTGCCATTATGTTAACTCTTTTAAGCTCTTAGAGTGATGTATGTTTTTTTAAGGTATTGAAGATTTGAAGTTTGGTTTTGTGGTTTATGTTTGAGTTGGTTTTGTGCTTTTATATATGTAAGGGAGAGTGAACTAATTGAGTTTTTAAGTTGAATAAGTCATAAGtgattaattttattcttttgtttgtttataatttAGGCTGCTATATCTAAACATTTGGCAGTTACTTAGTCTTTGTAATTGGTGAAGATTATTTGACTTGGACAAAGGGTTAGTACATAGATTTCTGGTGTGTGATTTTATATATGTGAAGAGAATAACTTCATCATATTCATTAGTGTGTATTAATCATGAATTGGTCATTGCTAATTCTTTTAATCTTACAAACTAAATATGTGTGATCTATGGTCTTttcctaattttaattttgggttacatattttgttttcttctctttcaaaACTTGGTATCCGTCTCAAGGACCGATTAATTCGAGGGGACTAATTCCACCACCCACTTGCAGGAGCCCCATTTaaagtcataatttttttttcttatgaatcagtccaccgaaattggcacaaAAGAGAATCGAATCTGAGAGGTtcagaggagcatactccaagatCCCAAACCAACATCACTAGACCAACCAAGTGGGTTCATTACAAGAAAATCTTTTATGTTTACTCTTCAGTTTAGTGTTTTTGATTAAATTTTCATCAATTACCGGTCCCTGAAATCAAAAGTAGGAGactaaaaagttttttttatcttaacCCTTCAATATTTAGGGAAAGAGGATTCTGAAAATCAGGGGTTCAACCGAAAGGTATATAAAAGTTAGTAAAAAATTATcctaaacaatttttctttaacTGAAATTCATTAAACACTTGAGTATAACCTTGGAAGAGTCTATTTATTTTGAGATTAACTAAgtgattaataaaataaaataatttagagattaatcTTATTGAGTTCTATGTGAAGTAGAAGGTAATTGATGGATACTTTTGTAGGAAATAACTAACAAAGATATTTTATTAGAACTAAACATATTTATCCCTTTTAATTACCCTTATTCTATTCTTATCATTTTGTCCAAGGAGATGTTAAGACTTAAGACACAATACGTTATATGTGTTATCAGTAAAGACACTAAATAAAACAAGAATGGGGCCTAAACCTATGGGCTACTAGCAGGAACTAGACTGCTTAACTAGCTTCACTTGATGTTTGGATTTTACCTTATATATAATCTATTATTGCCTGTATTAAACTTGTTGCATTTTATGGATTTAATCCagggaaaagaaagaaagtaaaaaacaaaaactacatCTACATGGAAGATATTTACTATGACTCATATTTGTTGGAAAATCGATAATAGTTTCGAGCATCGCGAGTGGAGTTGAAAGTATAACGAGCATAGCAGAGTGAAGGGGTATAAttgtaatataaatttattatcaGAATACAATTTGTATAATGTAATTCTAAGTATGATAGATGTAGACACAATTGATCGAATTTGTGATCAATCGTCGAGTTATTTTGCGAGTTTagttatatgttttttttttagagttgaGTTTGTTGTTTAAAAAGAAGATAGAGTGAGATCAACCTTGGTTAATGTAATTGAAGCTCTTAAATACTTGAGTTTTTGGATCAACTTTATGTTAATATGGATTAGCTTTTACCTTATGAGAGCATTCCAATCAAAATAAGTTTATACTACTTAGGAAAAAGTCATTCAAACTTATAGATAATAATTGAAAAGTTAAACGAGTTGCTGTAAAAAGTTGAGATGTAtaaactaattttaatttatacaaaaagttttttttttttgttgttatttacaAATTCATTgccatttttttcaaaattaaaatagtttatagAATTATAAGCgtaaaaagtaaataagtgtTAAACTTTCTTAAAGAATTAAGTCTCACTCATGCAAGGAAATCTCAACACCTAACTCACTTAAAAATACGTGTTACACATTACTATATAAAGACACAAAAACTCATTGAACTATCCTATGTGGGACTTGTTATCATTttgaaatataagaaaaaacactaaaaaagcATAGGGTGTGTGGCAATCtcatatttcaaaaattcaaaagaaattgaaacaaaaatgaCATCATGCCAACAAAACAAATCTTCAGTTATTAACAGTTAAGATAAGTCACTTTTCACCCCAAAACAAAGTTTATAATCAACcataaacacataaaaaatgTAAGTAATATTTTGTGTTCATCATTAATGATAAGTTTAAGAAATACGATTCCTCCAATGCCCCATGTCCCACCATAGACATCATGCCAAAGTTCAACCTACTTAAATAatatcattttcttcaaaaacttTTTAGAATTTCGTCATCAAACTTTCGTTCATGAATAAGTCATATGGTTATAGAATAATTTAATGTGCAAACTTTTTATGGAATTTTCGTCATTAATCGACCATAGATGGTGACATTTCTGGATCAACATAataatcattattttatttttggtacaataattaaattttatattgtgaAATAATGATTATTAATATtgattattaaattttacatatcagtaaaaaaaaaaactttacacaagattttctttattaattctCAACATAATTAAGCAAAAATTCGAGATTACTTGGATGAGATGGTAAAAAGTCTCTTCAAGTTCAACTAGAGATTATAAGTTCAAATTCAATCGTAAGAAATAATGTAGTTGTGTCGTCAAACCTCTTCGAGAAAGAGTTTTGCTTTGCCATCTATTGTGGTCTTATCCAGTTTGGGAGATTCGTTTGTGTGATTACTTGTAGAGATACGCgattcataaaaattaaaaaaattaaaaaattaagcccatttaaacatttttactttaaaattttgttattttcattaaaaCAGCATTTATTTTCCATTTGGAGTCGTTTTAATTGTTTAGTTGGACTTTAAGgaatcaaatattttctttgataaaaacAAACGAAAACCTCTGAAGAAGCATGATTGTAgtattttatagatttttttaataacaatgacaaaaataatagtAGGAtatgaataaacaaaaataaatgatgGTGACTTGTGAAAAAATGAATCGTACTGCACATTGTTACTTGAAATGAGACGCAAaaccaattaaattaaataatgagGTTAAGATGAGACAAACTTGGCCTTTTTGGTGTttactagtatttattttattataacatTGATATCAACTAATAATACCATTGCCTCCATTTTTTTTCTAACTAATAATACATCACCAAAAGAAGAACTAtatttttggttcaaaaaaattaagcaGCCAAGTTTACAAGAGAAAATTTCAAAGGAACAAGTTTTTAAGTTTTCTTACTATattttccgtcaaaaaaaaaaaaagttttcttaCTAAATTCTGTCCAAAAAATAGTTATCTTAATATAGAGTAcaattagagctgtcaaataTGGTCCAACCTCTAAAACTTCATTTATTAAACAACTTCATTTCAGATGTTGGATACTTTTTTAGATCAATCTTTTTGTGGGCATAGATTAGAGAGATTAAGATTCCATTTATTTggaaacaagttttttttttctgtgaaaaaacttttaaatttcttggtgttttcttttttagaagaaaatataatttctagaaaaagaaaaattatttattggtGAAAAAGGCATGTGGGCCGAATTTAGTTTTGGAGCTTAAAAGCATAGATATCGGTCGTTGCATTGCCAACATGTAACCACACTTGTCAAAGAACTATGGATAATTTAATGCATAAGTCGTGGCTTTGCTCAACTATGGGCAGTGATGTCTGtcactttttttaaattttttttacaaaagtacTCGGTATATTGTGAAATTTGTGGGATCATGTTAAAATTTTAGATGAGTGGTAtgaatatttagaaaatatagtTGAGTGGTTTAAACAATTAGAAAATGTGAACTGTGaagtaatataatatattatatgaaattcaTTTATACCACCCACATGAGTGACATAGGTGTGGCCGTGTGGGTGTTCTAAGTGGATGGGTTCTTAAATATTGTGAACttttaaatatctcaaataCATAAGTTTGGGTCAAATTTTAAAAGGTCTATAAATTGTCAATTATAAATACAGATAGAGAAAGTTGTCTAACAATTAACAAGCTGTTTAccacaaaattattatttatcaaGTGCCTAATTTTTTATCCCAAAAAAGTTCCTAGTTTAGTTTTTAGAATGTCAAGATTGGGATTTAAGtgatagtaaaaaaatattaataaattgtGAATTAAGTAAATATTAGGTTCAATGGGCTTTTGTCTATTGCTGTAAATAGAGTTACTCACAGTCATGGGCCATAGGCTTGTAGCTCCTTGCTATttatacccttgaaaatgactTTCCAAACATGTaacattaattgatttattttatcttcATAAAACACAAACTTAAGTGTACAATGgctaaaagaaaaacaaatggAGAAGTACTAATAATTTTTAAGaattaatgaaaacaaaatccCAATCACATTAACTGTTTAAGGATGGATGGCTCTGCCATTTGTAATTGTATAAAACCATAGCTTTGCAATTGCTTTTAAggattaataataattttttatcttttaaattgtCATAGCCAACCTCAATAGGtgcatatatataaaaacacCATTTTGAAGACTCTTAGaagattaaaatatattttcgaAAAATTAAGTTCCAATTTATTTTCCACAACTTCTAGaatctgaatttttttatgccacaatgaaaatcaaataaaaataagaaagaaaactaAGGTATATAATATAGTCTATGGAGTCTACTACCAAAGAAGTAGACAAATTCCTTCAAATAATGACAAATTTTGCCTTTATGTCCTTCATTAGTTTATTTAGTTTTCATGATATCATCCCTTTGACATTAATTAACACATCTCTCCCTACATATAAgcaatctatttttttatttttgttttcaccaccagtttaatctagtccgggagtcagttctgacatcaagtggttccagctccCTCCCGATagtagttgcgggggatcgaaccgcggtcctccctatcaagttcagcgtcaatcaccactgaaccgaCTAACGATTGGTTATAAGCAATCTATTTTGTAACCATAATATTGATCATTAGTCTTAATCACAAAAAGGTGTTTATGATGATACAAGTAAGAAAATAATTGAAGgaatcaattaattttcaaatgctATTAGAACTATTCTTGCCAACAACTCCCTCAAAAGAGTGTGCTTTCTTCtctcttattttatatttctactATGAAATTATACATATGCCACAAGTCACAcatataaataagtaaattatttatGACTTTTACATATAGTATTGGTTTCATTTTGTTGTAAATGTGATGCAAGTATATGATGTCAAAACTCACATTAAAAGAgagatgttgttggattcaaGTGGGACGAGTTAATTAATCTCACATTAACCATGAATTATTAGATCTTGTGTTATGGGATTGCGGTAAAATTTGAACAAGGAGATGAAAATGACATGATGGTTATactatacaaataaattttaaagtgTGCGTAGACATACAAAGTTTTATGTTTGATCCTTTCCGCTAATTTATTCGAGCCAGATACAAATTGATAATTTGGCATATTCTCTCCGGGATatactttgaaatttttgaCATGAATTATACACTCATGTCAAATGTATCTTTCAACAATATATAGTTTATAGAATAAAAGATAGTTCAATTACTCTTGTgataatgttttaaaattttaggtgAAAATGGGATGTATCGATATTTTGGTGTCGCAAATCACTAGTTTGTTGATTTGAACACTTTTTAGCTGACGACATGGTTCCAAAAGGTAGAAAGTCATGAATTTAGCAACATCTATTATCCTTCTTCCACGGGGAAACCTTCTAACAAATCAATTGTCTCAACTTTActagaaattaataaaaactaaaatatacaTAGAACATGTATATTCAAACTTTATAAATATAGTTTCAGTTAAGCATCTTAAGGAATCATATTTGAAATATTGTTAAAAACAGGGGAGACATGAgtcatgtttttttattttcataattttcttttaatttttttttataattgacaTGAGTCATGTTTTGTGCTtgattaaaataagttttgtatGTAATTCATATGATGCTATAGATGAAAACGATTTTCTATTTCGTGAGCTTAGTTCAGTTTATCAGCGCCATttcattatatatgcagaggaTCATAGTTCGAACCCTGATaatctcacttattcacctgAAAAAAAGTGGAATTTTCTTGAAACTatgctacttgacaaaaaacaaaaagaaaacaattttttatttgtctatttcacaaaataaaatatggaCACGATATTATTTGGACTTCGTGTGAGCTATAACGATTTTGTCCTTTGTAAAAGACATCTCGATGGATTGAAAAGTGTGAGTGTCGTGTTGTATATAAGTTATTCTTAACCACA
It contains:
- the LOC123905697 gene encoding ethylene-responsive transcription factor ERN2-like; amino-acid sequence: MARKRKVSEVVEEGSMVWDEMMKEAASLGGARRVRKRFVGVRQRPSGRWVAEIKDTIQKIRVWLGTFDTAEEAARAYDEAACLLRGANTRTNFWPCSQSSTSPALSSKITNLLLQRLKERNMNMNNSCSSFSSSKFTSLLGSSGERQEQQRVNAQDHQEIQQVETYEAGSKDFSIDQFTDFLNDHVDYTTINNDIINDTAQLDYISSSFESCLTENNGCNKEDEMNVESKSNNVTQTSSGGDSNSEDSEEEVNNDVPDFRFLDDIAPTSYYSPFEIAEEMEEQMETESFCDEPSMIRAVMKRMKYERKFSASLYAFNGIPECLKLKLESQGNNISDQLNNLKEACSKNKVEKKKDEKDEENNQSSIELESSSLSRNDSDIFLWNSLDLPPICFVNLLESGSFN